A genome region from Hydrogenoanaerobacterium saccharovorans includes the following:
- a CDS encoding DUF6148 family protein — MAKAKRIETPLETARNHLNAWLNAELEVTTHQSYSIGSRSLTKANLAEIRQQIIFWSNAVARLENIKIRNGRNRVTRIVPRDL; from the coding sequence ATGGCAAAGGCAAAGAGAATAGAAACGCCGCTTGAAACGGCAAGAAACCATTTGAACGCATGGCTAAACGCAGAACTAGAGGTTACGACCCACCAAAGCTATTCGATCGGGTCAAGAAGCCTTACAAAAGCAAACCTTGCGGAAATTCGGCAGCAGATAATTTTTTGGAGTAACGCAGTTGCACGGCTTGAAAATATAAAAATAAGAAACGGACGTAACCGCGTTACGCGAATTGTCCCGCGGGATTTATAA
- a CDS encoding phage portal protein encodes MNVFDKAITAIFPQKGLKRAAARQRLQIMNSGYSNYGASHTKKSLLGWLHAGGSAREDIQENLSTLRQRSRDLYMGVPLATGAIKTCRTNVVGSGLKLKSQIDYEALGITEAEARKLETKIEREFALWADTPACDLERLDNFFELQQLAFLNWLMSGDVIVTLPVTKRVNMPYDLRVNLIEADRLSNPYGTINPKIVGGVEINQAGEVVAYHISKHHPLSYENSETAWTRVEAYGENTGRRNVLHVMNRERIGQRRGVPFLAPVIEALKQLGRYTDAELVAAVVSGMFTIFIEKDGVSEEVPFGEIIPEALQVDRADENSLELAPGAIIDLNEGEKAHDMNPGRPNTAFDGFVTSICRQIGAALEIPYELLVKNFHASYSASRGALLEAWKMFRMYRTWLANDFCQPIFEEWLAEAVAKGRISAPGFLADPIKRKAYCGAEWNGPAQGLLNPVHEVTAAEKRVNNGFSTRDREAMEMNGSDFYRNAAQLKREEEIMKEVKGNASGAEINTNKE; translated from the coding sequence TTGAATGTTTTTGATAAAGCTATTACGGCAATATTTCCACAAAAAGGGCTGAAACGTGCCGCCGCACGCCAGCGGTTGCAAATAATGAATAGCGGGTACAGCAACTATGGGGCTTCGCACACAAAAAAGTCATTGCTCGGTTGGCTGCACGCCGGTGGCAGCGCGAGGGAAGACATCCAAGAAAATCTCTCCACCTTAAGGCAGCGCTCAAGAGATTTGTATATGGGCGTACCGCTTGCAACAGGCGCAATTAAAACATGCCGTACCAACGTAGTGGGGTCGGGCTTAAAGTTAAAAAGTCAAATAGACTATGAAGCTTTGGGAATAACCGAAGCGGAAGCCCGCAAGCTGGAAACAAAAATTGAGCGGGAATTTGCATTGTGGGCAGATACACCAGCGTGCGACCTTGAAAGGCTGGATAACTTTTTTGAATTGCAACAGCTTGCTTTTTTAAATTGGCTTATGAGTGGTGATGTAATTGTTACCTTGCCAGTGACAAAGCGCGTTAACATGCCATACGATTTGCGGGTAAACCTGATTGAAGCGGATCGATTAAGCAACCCGTACGGCACCATTAACCCCAAAATTGTAGGTGGTGTTGAAATTAACCAAGCGGGGGAGGTTGTAGCGTACCATATAAGCAAACACCACCCACTTTCGTACGAAAATAGTGAAACGGCATGGACGCGTGTGGAAGCTTACGGAGAAAATACAGGCAGAAGAAACGTACTCCATGTAATGAACAGGGAACGCATTGGTCAGCGCCGAGGCGTTCCTTTTCTTGCACCCGTTATTGAGGCATTAAAACAGCTGGGGCGATATACAGACGCGGAGCTTGTAGCCGCGGTTGTGTCGGGCATGTTTACAATCTTCATTGAAAAGGATGGCGTTAGTGAAGAAGTGCCGTTTGGAGAGATAATACCGGAAGCCCTGCAAGTGGACAGAGCAGATGAAAACTCCCTTGAACTAGCCCCCGGTGCCATTATTGATTTAAATGAGGGAGAAAAAGCCCACGATATGAACCCCGGTAGACCAAATACTGCCTTTGATGGCTTTGTTACATCGATTTGCAGGCAGATTGGTGCAGCGCTTGAAATTCCGTACGAGCTTCTTGTAAAGAATTTTCACGCATCCTATTCAGCCAGCCGTGGTGCGTTGTTGGAAGCATGGAAAATGTTTCGCATGTACCGAACTTGGCTTGCGAATGATTTTTGCCAGCCTATTTTTGAAGAATGGCTTGCGGAGGCGGTGGCCAAAGGGCGCATTTCGGCACCGGGCTTTTTAGCAGACCCAATAAAACGGAAAGCTTATTGCGGTGCAGAATGGAACGGACCGGCGCAAGGATTGTTAAACCCGGTACATGAAGTAACAGCGGCAGAAAAGAGAGTAAACAACGGGTTCAGCACCCGCGACCGCGAAGCGATGGAGATGAATGGTTCCGATTTTTACAGAAACGCCGCACAACTAAAACGAGAAGAAGAGATAATGAAAGAGGTGAAAGGAAATGCCAGCGGGGCAGAAATCAACACAAACAAAGAATAA